One region of Haloprofundus salilacus genomic DNA includes:
- the ilvA gene encoding threonine ammonia-lyase, translating to MLSLSDVLAARERVNEVARHTPLEYSHTFSDMTGADVHLKLENFQRTGSFKIRGATNRIVTLSDEEKAAGVVTASAGNHAQGVALAATRAGVESTIVMPEYAPISKVKATERYGGDVVLSGVDYNDAQSKAREIEAAENRTYVHAFDDEYVMAGQGTIGLEIVEDCPNLDTVVVPIGGGGLISGIATAIKAKKPDARVIGVESEGASSVTDSLQKGEIHQLDSVDTIADGIATRNVGTAPFEVIRERVDEVVTVSDEEIAVALMYLLERSKTLVEGAGAVALAALLSDTFDYEEGETIVPALCGGNIDLNTLTTVILRGLVETGRYLKIRTVLKDRPGALEDLIHIVAEQQANIYAIRHDRTSRDIGMSDTEVELDLEMRGPEHVEALLAEIRERGYEVEVLV from the coding sequence ATGCTCTCTCTGTCGGACGTTCTGGCGGCCCGCGAGCGGGTGAACGAAGTCGCCCGCCACACGCCGCTGGAGTACTCGCACACGTTTTCGGATATGACCGGCGCGGACGTGCATCTGAAACTGGAGAACTTCCAGCGCACGGGGTCGTTCAAGATCCGCGGCGCGACGAACCGCATCGTGACGCTCTCAGACGAGGAAAAAGCGGCCGGGGTCGTCACCGCCAGCGCCGGCAACCACGCGCAGGGCGTCGCGCTCGCGGCCACGCGTGCGGGCGTCGAGTCGACCATCGTGATGCCGGAGTACGCGCCCATCTCGAAGGTGAAAGCGACCGAGCGCTACGGCGGCGACGTGGTGCTCTCGGGCGTCGACTACAACGACGCGCAATCGAAGGCCCGCGAGATAGAGGCGGCCGAGAACCGAACGTACGTCCACGCGTTCGACGACGAGTACGTGATGGCCGGACAGGGGACCATCGGTCTCGAAATCGTCGAGGACTGCCCGAACCTCGATACCGTCGTCGTCCCCATCGGCGGCGGCGGCCTCATCTCCGGCATCGCCACGGCGATAAAGGCCAAGAAGCCCGACGCACGCGTCATCGGCGTCGAGTCCGAGGGTGCGTCGAGCGTCACCGACTCGCTGCAGAAAGGCGAGATACACCAGTTGGACAGCGTCGACACCATCGCCGACGGTATCGCGACGCGCAACGTCGGGACGGCGCCGTTCGAGGTCATCCGCGAGCGGGTCGACGAGGTGGTCACCGTCTCCGACGAGGAGATAGCCGTCGCGCTGATGTACCTGCTCGAACGGAGCAAGACGCTCGTCGAGGGCGCGGGTGCGGTGGCTCTGGCGGCGCTGCTCTCGGACACGTTCGACTACGAGGAAGGCGAGACCATCGTCCCGGCGCTCTGCGGCGGCAACATCGACCTCAACACGCTCACGACGGTCATTCTTCGCGGACTGGTCGAAACCGGCCGCTACCTCAAGATCCGGACGGTGCTCAAGGATCGACCGGGCGCGCTGGAGGATCTCATCCACATCGTCGCCGAGCAGCAGGCGAACATCTACGCCATCCGCCACGACCGAACGTCCCGCGACATCGGGATGAGCGACACTGAGGTGGAACTCGATCTGGAGATGCGCGGACCCGAGCACGTCGAGGCGTTACTCGCCGAGATTCGCGAACGCGGCTACGAAGTCGAAGTACTCGTCTGA
- a CDS encoding Rid family detoxifying hydrolase: MKRIISTDDAPAAVGAYSQATTDGSILFTAGQIPLTPDGELLGDADIATQTEQALDNVMAILASEDADASDVLKMTVFLGDIDDFEEMNETYATYFDEEPPARSAVEVANLPKGVGVEIEAIASLE; this comes from the coding sequence ATGAAGCGCATCATCAGCACGGACGACGCGCCCGCGGCAGTCGGCGCGTACAGTCAGGCGACGACCGACGGTTCCATCCTCTTCACCGCGGGCCAGATTCCGCTGACGCCCGACGGCGAACTGCTGGGCGACGCCGACATCGCGACGCAGACCGAGCAGGCGCTCGACAACGTAATGGCGATTCTCGCCTCTGAGGACGCCGACGCCAGCGACGTGCTAAAGATGACCGTGTTCCTCGGCGACATCGACGACTTCGAGGAGATGAACGAGACGTACGCGACGTACTTCGACGAGGAGCCGCCGGCGCGCAGCGCCGTCGAGGTCGCGAACCTCCCGAAAGGCGTCGGCGTCGAAATCGAGGCCATCGCGTCGCTGGAGTGA
- a CDS encoding PRC-barrel domain containing protein: MATLTSEDEGKVLVDAAGEKLGLVKTVERNVAYVDPEPGITDAIMAVFGREDADSDDLAVDGEFVETVSEGEIRLREVV, encoded by the coding sequence ATGGCAACGCTCACTTCCGAAGACGAGGGGAAAGTGCTGGTCGATGCCGCAGGCGAGAAACTCGGTCTCGTGAAAACCGTCGAACGAAACGTCGCCTACGTCGACCCGGAACCGGGAATCACCGACGCGATCATGGCGGTCTTCGGCCGCGAGGACGCCGATTCCGACGACTTGGCGGTCGACGGCGAGTTCGTCGAGACGGTGAGCGAAGGCGAGATTCGCCTCCGAGAGGTCGTCTGA
- the thsB gene encoding thermosome subunit beta, with translation MIILGEDSQRVKDRDAQAYNIRAARAVAEAVRSTLGPKGMDKMLVDSMGDVTVTNDGVTILKEMDIDNPTAEMIIEVAETQEDEAGDGTTTAVAIAGELLKNAEDLLEQDIHPTAVIKGYNLASEKAREEVDNIATQVDPDDEDLLKKVAETSMTGKGAELNKEVLANLVVGAVQQVTVEADDGSHVVDMENVKIETQTGRSAGESELLRGAVINKDPVHDDMPVEFDEANILLLNEAIEVEEAGVDTQVSIDSPDQLQKFLDQEEEQLKKKVDQIVDSGADVVFCQKGIDDLAQHYLAKQGVLAIRRTKKSDIEFLKNVVGGSVVTDLDDIGESELGFGSVRRDEEDELFYVEGEDAHGVTLLLRGSTDHVVDELERGIKDALDVVATTVSDGRVLAGGGAIEVELASRLRDYADSVSGREQLAVEAFADALELVPRVLAENAGLDSIDTLVDLRAAHEDGDVLAGLNAFTGDVEDTFEAGIVEPAHAKEQALSSATEAANLVLKIDDIIAAGDLSTGGNDDEEGGAPGGMGGMGGMGGMGGMGGAM, from the coding sequence ATGATCATTCTCGGAGAGGATTCCCAGCGCGTCAAGGACCGCGACGCGCAGGCGTACAACATTCGCGCCGCCCGCGCGGTAGCGGAGGCCGTCCGCTCCACGCTCGGGCCGAAAGGGATGGACAAGATGCTCGTCGACTCGATGGGCGACGTCACCGTTACGAACGACGGCGTCACCATCCTCAAGGAGATGGACATCGACAACCCGACGGCCGAGATGATTATCGAGGTCGCCGAGACCCAGGAGGACGAAGCCGGTGACGGCACGACAACGGCCGTCGCTATCGCGGGCGAACTGCTCAAGAACGCCGAGGACCTCCTCGAACAGGACATCCACCCGACGGCGGTCATCAAAGGCTACAACCTCGCCAGCGAGAAAGCGCGCGAGGAAGTCGACAACATCGCGACGCAGGTCGACCCCGACGACGAGGACCTGCTGAAGAAGGTCGCCGAGACCTCGATGACGGGCAAGGGCGCCGAACTCAACAAAGAAGTGCTCGCAAACCTCGTCGTCGGCGCGGTCCAGCAGGTCACCGTCGAGGCCGACGACGGCTCGCACGTCGTCGACATGGAGAACGTCAAGATCGAGACGCAGACGGGTCGTTCGGCGGGTGAGTCCGAACTGCTCCGCGGCGCGGTCATCAACAAAGACCCCGTTCACGACGACATGCCCGTCGAGTTCGACGAGGCGAACATCCTGCTGCTCAACGAGGCCATCGAAGTCGAAGAGGCGGGCGTCGACACGCAGGTTTCCATCGACAGCCCCGACCAGCTCCAGAAGTTCCTCGACCAGGAAGAGGAACAGCTGAAAAAGAAGGTTGACCAGATCGTCGACTCCGGCGCGGACGTCGTCTTCTGCCAGAAGGGCATCGACGACCTCGCCCAGCACTACCTCGCGAAACAGGGCGTGCTCGCGATTCGCCGGACGAAGAAGTCCGACATCGAGTTCCTGAAGAACGTCGTCGGCGGCAGCGTCGTCACCGATCTTGACGACATCGGCGAGAGCGAACTCGGCTTCGGCTCGGTCCGCCGCGACGAGGAGGACGAGCTGTTCTACGTCGAGGGTGAGGACGCCCACGGAGTCACGCTCCTGCTCCGCGGCTCCACCGACCACGTCGTCGACGAACTCGAACGGGGCATCAAGGACGCGCTCGACGTCGTTGCGACGACCGTCTCCGACGGCCGCGTGCTCGCAGGCGGCGGCGCCATCGAGGTCGAACTTGCCTCCCGACTCCGCGACTACGCCGACTCCGTCTCCGGCCGCGAGCAGCTCGCCGTCGAGGCGTTCGCCGACGCGCTCGAACTCGTCCCGCGCGTCCTCGCGGAGAACGCCGGTCTCGACTCCATCGACACGCTCGTCGACCTCCGTGCGGCCCACGAGGACGGCGACGTGCTCGCCGGCCTGAACGCCTTCACGGGCGACGTCGAGGACACGTTCGAGGCGGGCATCGTCGAACCCGCGCACGCCAAAGAGCAGGCGCTCTCCTCCGCCACCGAGGCCGCGAACCTCGTGCTCAAGATAGACGACATCATCGCCGCGGGCGACCTCTCGACCGGCGGCAACGACGACGAGGAAGGCGGCGCACCCGGCGGCATGGGTGGCATGGGCGGCATGGGCGGCATGGGCGGTATGGGCGGCGCGATGTAG
- a CDS encoding ornithine cyclodeaminase family protein, which yields MKTLLLNSEDVHHNARMPELIRAIEDAFAAYERGDAQMPPKSYIDLPQYNGDFRSMPAYLEAADWDAAGIKWVNVHTDNPDDHDLPTVMGTMIYSDPETAFPLAIMDGTELTMQRTGAAAAVATDHLAVEDATSMGIVGAGVQSYTQLRAISQIRPIEEVVISDLDEERVARFVDTFEDEFDIRAGSIEEAASCDVLSTVTPVESPIVPREAVGDHTHINAMGADAEGKHELADEVLLDAKLVIDDYDQTTHSGEINVPYNAGVLGDDDIYGQIGEIVVGKKEGRTADDGITVFDSTGLAIQDVAAAHVVYEHADENDNGYPFDLLGLDA from the coding sequence ATGAAGACGCTGCTCCTCAACAGCGAGGACGTACACCACAACGCCCGGATGCCGGAACTCATTCGGGCAATCGAGGACGCCTTCGCCGCCTACGAGCGCGGCGACGCGCAGATGCCTCCGAAGTCGTACATCGACCTGCCGCAGTACAACGGCGACTTCCGGTCGATGCCCGCGTACTTGGAGGCCGCTGACTGGGACGCCGCGGGCATCAAGTGGGTGAACGTCCACACCGACAACCCCGACGACCACGACCTGCCGACGGTGATGGGGACGATGATCTACTCGGACCCCGAGACGGCGTTTCCCCTCGCCATCATGGACGGTACCGAACTGACGATGCAGCGCACCGGCGCGGCCGCCGCCGTCGCCACCGACCACCTCGCCGTCGAGGACGCCACCTCGATGGGTATCGTCGGGGCGGGCGTCCAGTCCTACACGCAACTGCGCGCTATCTCCCAGATTAGACCTATCGAGGAAGTCGTCATTTCGGATTTGGACGAAGAGCGCGTCGCGCGCTTCGTCGACACCTTCGAGGACGAGTTCGACATCCGCGCGGGCAGCATCGAGGAGGCCGCGTCCTGCGACGTGCTCTCGACGGTGACGCCCGTCGAGTCGCCCATCGTCCCCCGCGAGGCCGTCGGCGACCACACACACATCAACGCGATGGGCGCCGACGCCGAGGGCAAACACGAACTCGCCGACGAGGTGCTTCTCGACGCCAAACTCGTTATCGACGACTACGACCAGACGACCCACTCCGGCGAGATCAACGTCCCGTACAACGCGGGCGTCCTCGGCGACGACGACATCTACGGCCAGATCGGCGAGATCGTCGTCGGGAAGAAGGAGGGCCGCACAGCCGACGACGGCATCACAGTCTTCGACTCGACCGGGCTGGCGATTCAGGACGTCGCCGCCGCGCACGTGGTCTACGAGCACGCCGACGAGAACGACAACGGCTACCCGTTCGACCTGCTCGGTCTCGACGCGTAA
- a CDS encoding DUF7535 family protein — MSSDDEPGLVTKTYRTVTPRYASHPDNEMNLIGITYALLLLILIVPLLPFMVVVWVLTRVFERIGRRDGSEETDAE; from the coding sequence ATGAGTTCCGACGACGAGCCAGGGTTGGTGACGAAAACGTACCGGACGGTGACGCCGCGTTACGCGAGCCATCCGGACAACGAGATGAACCTCATCGGCATCACCTACGCGTTGCTGCTGCTGATTCTCATCGTCCCGCTGCTCCCGTTCATGGTTGTCGTCTGGGTGCTCACTCGCGTGTTCGAGCGCATCGGACGGCGCGATGGGAGCGAGGAAACGGACGCAGAGTAG
- a CDS encoding short-chain fatty acid transporter, translated as MAITDPIKRLGEWFADIAMEYVPDPYVLVIFLTFIAAVGALLVGTSPTGVMDAWFGGVWTLLVFMAQFSLTLMVGDAIAKSPAVSRLLRRIAGLPNSQFSAVALTSFVAMVAGLISWAIGLIVGAVIARQVAFRGKENGLKLHYPLLIAAGYTALMIWHSGITTSSGLIMADPAAIPSTFPEYAQEGIPLGDTIGSMVNIVTVVLLLAVIPVVMGSLHPNRKEGITELPDSVYDEISTGLETKGDDTSGPGVTTDGGVATARTTLADRLNHSRILGLIIAIFPAYYFITDVVQSGLGAVNLNTINAFFIFCAIVLWVTPKRIVNQMDDSVKNVAGILFQFPFYAGIAGLLTGTALAAVISGFFADIATPLTWPVLGLISAGIVNVFVPSGGGQWVAQGPILLETTRELGMPLYTAVVIEMMGDQLTNMIQPFWAVPALALAKLRARDILGYTTVAMVAGFVIMAITMTLFLGMGIGA; from the coding sequence ATGGCTATTACAGACCCGATCAAGCGACTCGGTGAATGGTTCGCAGATATCGCCATGGAGTACGTCCCGGATCCGTACGTCCTCGTCATCTTCCTCACGTTCATCGCAGCGGTCGGTGCGTTGCTGGTCGGCACGTCACCGACGGGTGTGATGGACGCGTGGTTCGGCGGCGTCTGGACGCTGCTCGTCTTCATGGCCCAGTTCTCTCTGACGCTGATGGTCGGCGACGCCATCGCGAAGTCACCGGCGGTGTCTCGACTGCTTCGACGAATCGCCGGACTACCGAACTCACAGTTTTCGGCTGTCGCGCTGACGTCGTTCGTCGCGATGGTCGCCGGCCTCATCTCGTGGGCTATCGGCCTGATCGTCGGCGCGGTCATCGCCCGTCAGGTCGCGTTCCGCGGCAAGGAAAACGGACTCAAACTGCACTACCCGCTTCTCATCGCCGCGGGCTACACGGCGCTGATGATCTGGCACTCCGGCATCACCACGTCCAGCGGCCTCATTATGGCCGACCCCGCTGCGATTCCGTCGACGTTCCCTGAGTACGCACAGGAGGGTATCCCGCTGGGTGACACCATCGGAAGCATGGTCAACATCGTCACCGTCGTGCTGTTGCTCGCCGTCATCCCAGTCGTGATGGGGAGTCTCCATCCGAACAGGAAGGAGGGGATTACCGAACTCCCGGACAGCGTTTACGACGAGATTTCGACCGGACTGGAGACGAAAGGGGACGACACCTCGGGTCCCGGCGTCACGACCGACGGCGGCGTCGCCACCGCGCGGACGACGCTAGCGGACCGACTCAACCACTCGCGGATACTCGGGCTGATAATCGCGATTTTCCCGGCGTACTACTTCATCACGGACGTCGTCCAGAGCGGACTCGGGGCAGTGAACCTCAACACCATCAACGCGTTCTTCATCTTCTGTGCCATCGTCCTCTGGGTGACGCCGAAGCGTATCGTCAACCAGATGGACGACAGCGTGAAGAACGTCGCCGGCATCCTCTTCCAGTTCCCGTTCTACGCAGGTATCGCCGGACTGCTCACCGGGACGGCGCTCGCCGCAGTCATTTCGGGGTTCTTCGCCGACATCGCGACGCCGCTGACCTGGCCGGTGCTCGGTCTCATCAGCGCGGGTATTGTCAACGTGTTCGTCCCCTCCGGCGGCGGCCAGTGGGTCGCGCAGGGACCGATTCTCCTCGAGACGACTCGGGAACTGGGGATGCCGCTGTACACCGCCGTCGTCATCGAGATGATGGGCGACCAACTGACGAACATGATTCAGCCGTTCTGGGCCGTTCCGGCGCTGGCGCTGGCGAAACTGCGCGCCCGCGACATCCTCGGCTACACCACCGTCGCGATGGTCGCCGGGTTCGTCATCATGGCTATCACGATGACGCTGTTCCTCGGGATGGGAATCGGCGCCTAA